The Methanocalculus alkaliphilus region CCGCCACAGACCCCGCCAAGGAGTTTGTTTGTCGCTGATCTGGTCAGGCGTTCCTGCTGACTCATAGTCTGATTGATGGATGCCTAAGGTTGATGTACCTTTCCATACCCGGAAAAATGGTATACTCTGGAAAGCCATTATCTCCTACCATGGATAGTGAGAAGAATCCGGAGACTCCGGAGGCGATCAGAAGCCTCCGGATGGAGATGCCGGCATCATATGCCGATATGGAGGCCGATGCCGTCCGGACGGTGGAGATGATCCTTGCGCCCTATCCGAAGGCGGGAAGGATCTGGGATCTCCTCACCAGCGATGAGGAGGTCGCCGCCTACTGGAGGATGGCGAACTTCTTCACCGTCCGGCGGCTCGGGATGAATGATCATGGGGAGGTCCATGCTAAGATTGCGACCGCATCGGCGCTCACGATCCTCAGCCTCCTCATCGATGCAGGGGTTCAGCCCGATGTCGTCGAGTCGGGAGCGGGAGATCCCGATGATGCGGCTGTCGTCGTCCTCTCTGCAATGCTCTGCCATGATTTTGGCAATGCGGTCCATCGTGAGGCACACCAGGAGATCTCCGTCCCGGTTGCGCTGCCGGTCCTCAACCGTCTCCTCCCTGAGATCTATCCGGATGCGGGCAGAAGGGCGGAGATCCTCTCCTTCATCCTCTCAGCGATCTATACTCATCATGCAGAACCCCCTGCGCTGACCAGGGAGGCCGCTATCGTCTGCATCGGAGACTCCTCGGATATGACGAAGGGGAGGGGGAGGATGGCCTTTGATGCGGGGAACATCACCATCCATACCGTCTCGGCGCTCTCGATAGAGGCGGTTGAGATCCGCCCGGGATGCGAACGGCCTGTGGAGATACGTATCATAATGTCAAACTCGGCCGGGATCTTTCAGGTACAGGAGGTCCTCGGGAGAAAGGTGGCTATCGGGCCCCTGAAGGAGTATGTTGATGTCATTGCCATCGTCCGTGAGGGTGACGGGGAAGAGCGGATCCTCGATGGCATCACGATGCGGGACGGCAGATGCCTCCCCTTTAAAAAAGAGTAAAAGGAATCTGAACCCGGTTCACTCGACGACGAGCGTCAGCGAGAAGGTCTCGGCGGGCTCGGCATCCGTCTCCCATGGTCGCATATACGCTCCTTCAATGGTGAAGGTGCCGGGGATTCCTGCGATCATCTCCCAGGTGCGGATGCCGGCAGCGCCAACAAGATCCGTCTCCGGGGCCGTGAAGTCATCCCCGGTCACAGTGATCCCATCAGGGGTAGCAAGTGTCCAGAGGTATCCGGTCGTCGGGTTCTCTGGGAGGCGAAGCCGTATCTCGGCTCCGACAGGGACGGTGTACGTCTCTCCGTCATTTGACTGATCAAAGATGACGAGCGTTCCAGGGGTGTGTGGCGTCTCCGGCGGCACCACCTCGGGCTCGTCACCGACACATCCGGCAAACAGTACCAGTGCGGCGAGCAGAAGGATGATGAGTGTTCTATTCCACTTCATACCTGATTCAGAGGTTAAAGATCACGATAAAGGTTCTTCTCCGCCGTAATACCCCGAATCTCAAAACGACACCGGGGATCGCCTGCCGCATAGCATTCAACCTCGACCGCGTCGACCGACTGGCTGAGGTGAAATGAGAAGAGGGTCGAGACGAAGCCGGCCTCAAACGA contains the following coding sequences:
- a CDS encoding protease inhibitor I42 family protein; translation: MKWNRTLIILLLAALVLFAGCVGDEPEVVPPETPHTPGTLVIFDQSNDGETYTVPVGAEIRLRLPENPTTGYLWTLATPDGITVTGDDFTAPETDLVGAAGIRTWEMIAGIPGTFTIEGAYMRPWETDAEPAETFSLTLVVE